The Methylomagnum ishizawai genome has a window encoding:
- a CDS encoding hybrid sensor histidine kinase/response regulator produces the protein MQHFTDNTPLVKGHPPPGPEGGGSAQAMPFDGETLGPQIIAHLQAGVAVLDLGLRYRVWNRYMETLSGLPASAVLGRHPGEVFPWMRDAGIVAGLERCLAGQWIRQPDTRFVPIAQDRETWVAGWSVPLRDGQGRIAGVLNCVQDVTERRRIETRLNEQAGQLHTADRRKHEFLAMLAHELRNPLAPIRHAVDILRRTEADPALAARYREVIGHQVEHLARLVDDLLEMSRLDLGKIGLRKARVAVADIVARAMETSAPLIEARHHTLSVELPAEPLWVEGDPLRLAQAVANLLDNAARYTDAGGHLGLGVEALGDQVSIRVRDSGRGIDPTLLPELFELFFQAGRGLDRTEGGLGLGLSLARRLVEMHGGKLRAFSAGPGRGSEFVISLPRRAAPAIPSGAPPRPEATPRHLRLLVVDDNHDAAESLALLLRLDGHEVLLAHDGAQAVPLALAENPEAVLLDIGLPGLDGYEACRRMRAGGLKDTLIVAVTGYGQEEDRRRSREAGFDAHLVKPVDQAAIQPLLAARGAVG, from the coding sequence ATGCAGCACTTCACAGACAATACGCCCCTCGTCAAAGGGCACCCTCCCCCCGGTCCCGAGGGCGGCGGGTCCGCACAGGCCATGCCGTTCGACGGGGAAACCCTCGGCCCGCAGATCATCGCCCACCTCCAGGCCGGCGTGGCCGTCCTCGACCTTGGCCTGCGCTACCGGGTATGGAACCGCTATATGGAAACCCTGAGCGGCCTGCCCGCCAGCGCGGTGCTGGGCCGCCATCCGGGCGAGGTGTTCCCATGGATGCGCGACGCGGGCATCGTCGCCGGGCTGGAACGCTGCCTGGCCGGCCAATGGATCCGCCAACCCGACACCCGGTTCGTTCCCATCGCCCAGGACCGGGAAACCTGGGTGGCGGGCTGGTCGGTGCCGCTGCGCGACGGACAGGGCCGGATCGCCGGCGTCCTGAACTGCGTCCAGGACGTGACCGAGCGCCGGCGGATCGAAACCCGCCTGAACGAGCAAGCCGGGCAATTGCACACCGCCGACCGCCGCAAGCATGAATTCCTGGCGATGCTGGCCCACGAACTCAGGAATCCGCTGGCCCCGATCCGCCACGCCGTCGATATCCTCAGGCGGACGGAGGCCGACCCGGCCCTGGCGGCGCGCTACCGGGAGGTGATCGGCCACCAAGTCGAGCATCTGGCGCGGCTGGTGGATGATTTGCTGGAGATGTCGCGGCTCGACCTGGGCAAGATCGGACTGCGCAAGGCGCGGGTGGCGGTGGCGGACATCGTGGCGCGGGCCATGGAAACCAGCGCCCCGCTGATCGAAGCCCGGCACCATACCCTGTCGGTGGAACTGCCCGCCGAACCGCTGTGGGTCGAGGGCGATCCCCTGCGCCTGGCCCAGGCGGTCGCGAACCTGCTGGACAACGCCGCCAGATACACCGACGCGGGCGGGCATCTCGGGCTGGGCGTCGAAGCCCTGGGCGACCAGGTTTCCATCCGGGTGCGCGATAGCGGGCGCGGCATCGACCCCACCCTCCTGCCGGAATTGTTCGAGCTGTTCTTCCAGGCCGGACGCGGCCTGGACCGCACCGAGGGCGGGCTGGGCCTGGGCCTGTCGCTGGCCCGGCGCTTGGTGGAAATGCATGGCGGCAAGCTGCGGGCTTTCAGCGCGGGTCCGGGCCGGGGCAGCGAATTCGTCATCAGCCTGCCCCGGCGGGCGGCCCCGGCGATCCCGTCCGGCGCGCCGCCCCGGCCCGAAGCAACGCCACGCCACCTGCGCCTGCTGGTGGTGGACGACAACCACGACGCGGCGGAAAGCCTGGCCTTGCTGCTACGGCTCGATGGACACGAAGTGCTGCTCGCCCACGACGGGGCGCAGGCCGTGCCCCTGGCCCTGGCCGAAAATCCCGAAGCCGTGCTGCTCGATATCGGCCTGCCCGGACTCGACGGCTACGAAGCCTGCCGACGGATGCGGGCGGGCGGGCTCAAGGACACGCTGATCGTCGCGGTCACCGGCTACGGCCAGGAAGAGGACCGCCGCCGTTCGCGGGAGGCGGGCTTCGACGCGCACTTGGTCAAGCCGGTCGACCAGGCGGCGATCCAACCCTTGCTCGCGGCCAGGGGAGCCGTGGGCTAG
- a CDS encoding transporter — protein sequence MRHPPPAAIPVAAPVRWALLASVLAALPGCAPLQPQAANPAPTAEAPQPALPPLPQANLPYEKFREYGRFLARHLFWKKTKDGSTPRAGFDGYRRFDAYADRRADQAKEEFFKGRYNRSRARLPENIERWRSEPDIANPGPDLANFPNSAFTLPQGRAYVEFSPFTYYGSAGKFSPAQYNAEFLLRYGATDDIELRLFGNGVSWIGGSASSWGFSPLAFDTKIQMWTEKQDYFLPAAGFEAYIQTQWLGSAEFNGGTQPSFTFNFDQSLPWEIDLEYNLGATRVQDAAGNNDWEFSFQWGLQRDLFNKDFAVFVHGFYNAMTLPRLPNAQVVFGTGNSQLHQNAVGGGFVWTVNRRLSVYGQASGGTTRFTPSVLGMLGLALAF from the coding sequence ATGCGCCATCCGCCCCCCGCCGCCATTCCGGTCGCCGCCCCCGTGCGCTGGGCGCTGCTGGCGTCCGTGTTGGCCGCCTTGCCGGGATGCGCTCCTTTGCAACCCCAGGCCGCGAATCCCGCTCCAACGGCGGAAGCTCCACAACCGGCCCTCCCGCCCTTGCCCCAGGCCAACCTGCCCTACGAGAAATTCCGCGAATATGGCCGGTTCCTGGCGCGGCACCTGTTCTGGAAAAAAACCAAGGATGGTTCGACTCCCCGTGCCGGCTTCGATGGCTACCGGCGGTTCGACGCCTATGCCGACCGCCGCGCCGACCAGGCCAAGGAGGAGTTCTTCAAGGGGCGCTATAACCGTTCCCGCGCCCGTTTGCCCGAGAACATCGAGCGCTGGCGCTCGGAGCCGGATATCGCCAACCCCGGCCCGGACCTCGCTAATTTCCCCAACAGCGCCTTCACCTTGCCGCAAGGGCGGGCCTATGTGGAATTCTCGCCCTTCACCTACTATGGCTCGGCGGGCAAGTTCAGCCCGGCCCAGTACAACGCGGAGTTCCTGCTGCGCTATGGCGCGACCGACGATATCGAACTGCGCCTGTTCGGCAACGGCGTGAGTTGGATCGGGGGTTCCGCGTCCAGCTGGGGTTTCTCGCCCCTCGCCTTCGATACCAAAATCCAAATGTGGACGGAGAAGCAGGATTATTTCCTGCCCGCCGCCGGTTTCGAAGCCTATATCCAGACCCAGTGGCTCGGCAGCGCCGAGTTCAATGGCGGCACCCAGCCTTCGTTCACCTTCAATTTCGACCAATCCCTGCCCTGGGAGATCGACCTGGAATACAACCTGGGCGCGACCCGCGTGCAGGACGCCGCCGGCAACAACGATTGGGAATTCAGCTTCCAATGGGGCTTGCAGCGCGATTTGTTCAACAAGGATTTCGCCGTGTTCGTGCATGGGTTCTACAACGCCATGACCCTGCCGCGCCTGCCCAATGCCCAGGTCGTGTTCGGCACCGGCAACAGCCAGCTCCACCAGAACGCCGTGGGCGGCGGGTTCGTCTGGACGGTGAACCGGCGGCTTTCGGTCTACGGCCAGGCCAGCGGCGGCACCACGCGGTTCACGCCCTCGGTGCTGGGGATGCTGGGCTTGGCGCTGGCGTTTTGA
- a CDS encoding CmcI family methyltransferase — protein MHHFWPTLIKPLLDLLSPRRLIEIGAGDGRNSRQIARWASSCQAHCDLVDPAPSFDLEGLAARHPGRVVAHRRRSLDVLDRLLPADVVLIDGDHNWYTVYHELMTIYGDAASLPEQAPVVLCHDVGWPYGRRDLYYDPASIPEAHRQPCRVGAVRPDATGIARLGLNPGFCHAEQEGGPRNGVRTAIEDALQGRTEAFRTVWIPIFHGLAILVPKPWLERHRELGAWLDRLEPGPALRGLYQRAEYERCLGNIDRLFLQGLRSDAQPTGDNTAGRPFTTSLPDGLVKTIQQGTLEYRYKGLKMVLNPFDLANYLALLDKLRPATIFEIGVYEGGRSLWLADNLAALGIDAQIIAVDLAPPADLGNDRVRCLTGNARHLADVLTAAELEALPHPFLVIEDSAHDLETCAQVLDFFHGYLRSGDYIVVEDGILHSLMEPDAAEPALAPPSLAVAGFLETHGSDYAIDTESCDRFGFNATFQPNGWLRRR, from the coding sequence ATGCATCATTTTTGGCCGACCCTCATCAAGCCGCTGTTGGACCTCCTCAGCCCCCGCCGCCTGATCGAAATCGGCGCGGGCGATGGCCGGAACAGCCGCCAAATCGCCCGCTGGGCTTCCAGCTGCCAAGCCCATTGCGACTTGGTCGATCCAGCCCCGTCCTTCGACCTGGAAGGCTTGGCCGCGCGCCACCCAGGGCGGGTCGTGGCCCATCGCCGCCGCAGCCTAGACGTCCTGGACCGGCTGCTTCCGGCCGATGTGGTCCTGATCGACGGCGACCACAACTGGTACACGGTCTACCACGAGCTGATGACGATCTATGGCGATGCGGCGTCCTTGCCGGAGCAGGCCCCGGTCGTGCTGTGCCATGACGTGGGCTGGCCCTATGGCCGCCGCGATTTGTATTACGATCCCGCCAGCATTCCCGAAGCCCACCGCCAACCTTGCCGGGTCGGGGCGGTCAGGCCGGATGCCACCGGAATCGCCAGGCTGGGACTGAACCCCGGCTTTTGCCACGCGGAACAGGAAGGCGGTCCGCGCAACGGGGTCCGCACCGCCATCGAAGACGCCCTGCAAGGCCGGACCGAAGCGTTCAGGACCGTGTGGATTCCGATTTTCCATGGATTGGCGATCCTGGTGCCCAAGCCCTGGTTGGAGCGCCATCGGGAACTCGGCGCATGGCTGGACCGCCTGGAACCCGGCCCGGCCTTGCGGGGCCTGTACCAGCGCGCGGAATACGAGCGCTGCCTGGGCAACATCGACCGCTTGTTCCTCCAGGGTTTGCGGAGCGATGCCCAGCCCACCGGCGATAACACAGCCGGGCGGCCGTTCACGACCAGCTTGCCGGACGGGTTGGTGAAGACGATCCAGCAGGGCACACTGGAATATCGCTATAAGGGGTTGAAGATGGTGCTGAACCCCTTCGATCTGGCGAATTATTTGGCCTTGCTGGACAAGCTCAGACCCGCGACGATATTCGAGATCGGCGTATACGAAGGGGGCCGGAGCCTTTGGCTGGCCGATAATCTGGCCGCCCTGGGGATCGATGCCCAAATCATCGCGGTCGATCTGGCACCGCCCGCCGATCTCGGGAACGACCGGGTCCGCTGCTTGACCGGCAACGCCAGGCACCTGGCCGATGTACTGACGGCGGCGGAACTGGAAGCCTTGCCTCATCCCTTCCTGGTGATCGAGGATTCGGCGCACGATTTGGAAACCTGCGCCCAGGTGCTGGACTTCTTCCACGGATACCTTCGATCCGGGGATTACATCGTGGTGGAGGATGGCATCCTGCACAGCTTGATGGAACCGGATGCCGCCGAGCCGGCACTGGCGCCGCCTTCGCTGGCGGTCGCGGGTTTCCTGGAAACCCATGGCTCCGACTACGCCATCGATACGGAAAGCTGCGACCGGTTCGGGTTCAACGCGACCTTCCAGCCCAATGGCTGGTTGCGGCGGCGCTAA
- the smbP gene encoding small metal-binding protein SmbP — MRTRTTRYIASFCAAAIGLGTQPAWAGGHMDAALEHTEAAADAQDSDTVAQHTENALREIKAAVAEKEIPKEKAQAVIDALENLQAAEKSAHSHNTQSAIEQANDAKADLEKVIGK, encoded by the coding sequence ATGCGGACCCGAACAACGCGATACATCGCCAGCTTTTGCGCCGCCGCCATAGGGTTGGGTACCCAGCCGGCCTGGGCGGGTGGACACATGGACGCGGCCCTTGAGCATACCGAAGCGGCCGCCGACGCGCAGGATTCCGACACCGTGGCCCAACATACGGAAAACGCCCTCCGCGAAATCAAGGCCGCCGTGGCGGAAAAGGAAATCCCCAAGGAAAAAGCCCAGGCGGTCATCGACGCGCTGGAAAACCTGCAAGCCGCCGAGAAGAGCGCCCATTCCCACAATACCCAATCCGCCATCGAGCAGGCCAACGACGCCAAGGCGGATTTGGAGAAGGTGATCGGGAAATAG
- a CDS encoding radical SAM/SPASM domain-containing protein: MRPGWPTLSPKPDIAMMTPAVPLSIPVISFDVVHGCQLRCVGCPNSLLKPKVDRISIADFDRCLRNLDVKKIGLFRLFKFGEPLLHPDLAGLLARIPEQSWQARQVEISTNAQTVDWDAFEAAIRAGVLTRLVVSCDGDGTAEDYERLRPPGRWSRLMDFLSRAREVRDRLDPGVALITRTICTDPAGQARWRDILGPLGWTPQFRPWLPLPDAVRLEANPPRSGQGLCFFLENRAFLGVDWDGSVVPCCMHPDAPVIGNLKEQRYSQIVMGAARRKLMDDLVTDRGRIPVCSACPLDREFMVDFFGEDGQNTRPGGVFPIRL; the protein is encoded by the coding sequence ATGCGGCCTGGGTGGCCAACCCTATCGCCGAAACCGGATATCGCTATGATGACTCCAGCCGTTCCCCTGAGCATTCCAGTTATTTCTTTCGATGTCGTCCATGGTTGCCAATTGCGGTGCGTGGGTTGTCCGAATTCCCTTTTGAAACCGAAGGTGGACAGGATATCGATAGCCGATTTCGACCGCTGCCTGCGCAACCTGGATGTGAAGAAGATCGGCCTGTTCCGCCTTTTCAAGTTTGGCGAGCCGTTGCTGCATCCCGACTTGGCGGGCTTGTTGGCGCGGATACCGGAACAGTCCTGGCAGGCGCGGCAGGTCGAAATATCGACCAACGCCCAGACCGTGGATTGGGACGCCTTCGAGGCCGCGATCCGCGCCGGGGTGTTGACGCGGCTGGTGGTGAGCTGCGACGGCGATGGCACGGCGGAGGACTATGAACGCCTGAGGCCGCCGGGCCGTTGGTCCAGGCTCATGGATTTCCTGTCCAGGGCGCGGGAGGTCCGTGACCGGCTCGACCCCGGCGTGGCGCTCATCACGCGCACGATCTGTACGGACCCGGCCGGGCAGGCGCGGTGGCGGGATATTCTCGGCCCCTTGGGCTGGACCCCGCAGTTCCGCCCCTGGCTGCCCCTCCCCGATGCGGTGCGCCTAGAAGCGAATCCCCCGCGATCGGGGCAAGGCCTGTGTTTCTTCCTCGAGAACCGTGCCTTCCTCGGGGTCGATTGGGATGGCAGCGTGGTTCCCTGCTGCATGCACCCCGACGCTCCCGTGATCGGCAATCTCAAGGAACAGCGCTACAGCCAAATCGTCATGGGAGCCGCCCGCCGGAAGCTGATGGACGATTTGGTGACGGACCGTGGCCGGATACCTGTCTGCTCCGCCTGTCCCCTGGACCGGGAATTCATGGTGGATTTTTTCGGCGAGGATGGCCAGAACACCCGCCCGGGCGGTGTTTTCCCGATCCGTCTTTGA
- a CDS encoding NAD(P)-dependent alcohol dehydrogenase has product MLKTPAYAAAHAKAPLAPFAIERREPGPRDVLIDILYCGVCHSDIHQARDEWGGAVFPMVPGHEIVGRVAAVGSGVQEWRVGDNVGVGCFVDSCRVCEACVAGEEQFCDGGIAFTYNGQERDGKPTYGGYSTRITVDQDYVLRIPDGIPLARAAPLLCAGITTYSPLRRFGVVAGSRLAVLGLGGLGHMGVKFGKALGAHVTVLSHSPDKRGDAERLGADAFVATHDPEAFVQNAGRFDFILDTVSAAHDYNAYLNLLRRDGTMVLVGVPEPTLLAAPALIMKRKRLAGSLIGGIRETQEMLDFCAGTGVAADVELIDIQDINAAYERMLRSDVRYRFVIDIASLGREAAV; this is encoded by the coding sequence ATGCTGAAAACACCCGCCTATGCCGCCGCCCACGCCAAAGCCCCCTTGGCGCCGTTCGCCATCGAGCGCCGCGAGCCGGGGCCGCGCGATGTCTTGATCGATATCCTCTATTGCGGGGTCTGCCACTCTGATATCCACCAGGCCCGCGACGAATGGGGCGGGGCCGTCTTCCCCATGGTGCCGGGGCATGAGATCGTCGGGCGGGTCGCCGCCGTCGGGTCCGGGGTCCAGGAATGGCGGGTCGGCGACAACGTCGGCGTCGGTTGTTTCGTCGATTCCTGCCGCGTCTGCGAAGCCTGTGTGGCGGGCGAGGAGCAATTCTGCGACGGCGGCATCGCCTTCACCTATAACGGCCAGGAGCGCGACGGTAAGCCGACCTATGGCGGCTATTCCACCCGCATCACCGTGGACCAGGATTATGTGCTGCGCATCCCCGACGGGATTCCCTTGGCGCGGGCCGCGCCCTTGCTGTGCGCGGGGATCACCACCTATTCGCCGCTGCGGCGGTTCGGGGTGGTGGCGGGGTCCAGGCTGGCGGTGCTGGGCCTGGGCGGCCTCGGCCATATGGGCGTGAAATTCGGCAAGGCCCTGGGGGCGCATGTGACCGTCTTGAGCCATTCGCCGGATAAGCGCGGCGATGCCGAGCGGCTGGGGGCCGACGCTTTCGTCGCGACCCACGACCCGGAAGCCTTCGTCCAGAACGCCGGGCGCTTCGATTTCATCCTCGACACGGTGTCGGCGGCGCACGATTACAACGCCTATCTCAACCTCCTGCGCCGCGATGGCACCATGGTCCTGGTCGGCGTGCCCGAACCGACCCTGCTGGCCGCCCCGGCCTTGATCATGAAGCGCAAGCGCCTGGCCGGTTCCTTGATCGGCGGTATCCGCGAAACCCAGGAAATGCTGGATTTCTGCGCCGGGACGGGCGTGGCGGCGGATGTCGAACTGATCGATATTCAGGATATCAACGCGGCCTACGAGCGCATGTTGCGTAGCGATGTGCGCTATCGCTTCGTGATCGATATCGCCAGCCTGGGGCGGGAAGCGGCGGTTTAG
- a CDS encoding tetratricopeptide repeat protein, translating into MNTEGRRHALLWCFQGYREFSQLAARLGPDQPLYGMRSGHMVFQYSQANIRHIADCYTEEILALDLPGPYLVAGNCQASYIAQRIAENLMRLDLRVAALILLNPLPPLPYAGRVALIVSQHDEAQNPYKRFHDPAAAWEDCYLDYTVDSIPGGHGKAFEEPAVSGLVERLETILPDALRRSGDCAAPTCRIDIGVPGYLEARPGTRLRLPVTLGNRGSIPYPATRFSQIWVANHWRDPQGGLLRWLDGRTALDGDIPAAAAVELELVVQVPEEPGRYRLEVDLVKEGSFWFGDLGRETGQCTVSVQSGAGLDEPALVAPVPGRADPPSLPARPAIAEPRLPDALVLAHRAFHEGDFEQAISGYYKALDGIPSVYQCLGEALLRQQRWDEAKAQYLNALALSPGNPDINTALGELAKQSGDWHTAIHYFDQALARQPSALAYANLGGLWEKTGDFERAKAAYDQALALSPALLDALRGAIRASRALKAYEEALGYARRGSEMAPDDGGFLVLEVDIHVDKGDLDTAHALCRKYRRCFPDHPGALVKLGDVLARQGHLQDAEGCLRRAIELDPGFANAHHNLGRVLVRQGRLAEAVASARRAVELDPRKPGYHVHLGNLSAREDRWADAEGCLRRAVELDPGLANAHHDLSRVLARQGKLAGAVASARRAIELDPWKPGYPAHLGNLSVRQDRWADAESHLRRAIELDPGLASAHHDLSRALARQGRLAEAVASAKRATELDPAQPGYRAHLDALLLQTGEPGEASR; encoded by the coding sequence TTGAACACCGAAGGTCGCCGCCATGCCTTGCTGTGGTGTTTCCAGGGCTACCGGGAGTTCAGCCAACTGGCCGCCCGCCTCGGGCCGGACCAGCCGCTCTATGGGATGCGCTCCGGGCATATGGTGTTCCAATACTCGCAGGCCAATATCCGCCATATCGCCGACTGCTACACCGAGGAAATCCTGGCGCTGGACCTGCCCGGGCCTTACCTCGTCGCCGGCAACTGCCAAGCCAGCTATATCGCGCAGCGCATCGCCGAGAACCTCATGCGGCTGGACCTGCGGGTGGCGGCGCTGATCCTGTTGAACCCGCTGCCGCCCCTGCCTTACGCGGGCCGGGTCGCGCTCATCGTCAGCCAACACGACGAGGCGCAAAATCCCTACAAGCGTTTCCACGACCCCGCGGCGGCATGGGAGGATTGCTACCTGGACTACACTGTCGATTCCATCCCCGGTGGCCACGGCAAGGCGTTCGAGGAACCCGCCGTGTCGGGCTTGGTGGAACGGCTCGAAACAATCTTGCCGGACGCCCTGCGCCGCTCCGGCGATTGCGCGGCACCCACCTGCCGGATCGACATCGGTGTGCCCGGATATCTGGAAGCGCGTCCGGGGACACGCTTGCGGCTCCCGGTCACACTGGGCAACCGGGGTTCCATTCCCTACCCAGCCACCCGGTTCAGCCAAATCTGGGTGGCCAATCATTGGCGCGACCCGCAGGGCGGCTTGTTGCGCTGGCTGGATGGGCGCACGGCCCTGGACGGGGATATTCCGGCCGCCGCCGCCGTCGAACTGGAACTCGTGGTCCAAGTCCCGGAAGAACCGGGGCGGTATCGCCTGGAAGTCGATTTGGTGAAGGAAGGGTCGTTCTGGTTCGGCGACTTGGGGAGGGAGACCGGCCAATGCACGGTTTCCGTCCAGTCCGGTGCGGGGCTGGACGAACCCGCCTTGGTGGCGCCGGTTCCCGGCCGGGCCGACCCGCCCTCGCTCCCGGCGCGGCCCGCCATCGCCGAACCGAGGCTTCCCGACGCGCTGGTGCTGGCTCATCGCGCCTTTCACGAGGGCGATTTCGAGCAGGCTATTTCCGGCTATTACAAAGCCCTGGATGGAATCCCCAGCGTATATCAATGCCTGGGGGAGGCTTTGCTGCGTCAGCAGCGCTGGGACGAGGCCAAGGCCCAATACCTCAATGCCCTGGCCCTCAGCCCTGGGAATCCGGATATCAACACCGCCCTGGGTGAATTGGCCAAGCAAAGCGGCGATTGGCATACGGCGATCCATTATTTCGATCAAGCCCTGGCCCGCCAACCATCGGCCCTGGCTTATGCGAACCTCGGCGGACTGTGGGAAAAAACCGGGGACTTCGAGCGCGCCAAAGCGGCTTACGACCAAGCCTTGGCGTTGTCGCCCGCCCTGCTCGACGCGCTACGCGGCGCGATCCGGGCCAGCCGCGCCCTCAAAGCCTATGAAGAGGCTTTGGGCTATGCGCGGAGGGGTTCCGAGATGGCGCCCGACGACGGTGGTTTCCTGGTGCTGGAAGTGGACATCCACGTCGATAAAGGCGATTTGGACACCGCCCACGCGCTGTGCCGCAAATACCGGCGGTGCTTCCCGGACCATCCCGGCGCCCTGGTCAAGCTCGGCGATGTGCTGGCCCGGCAAGGCCACCTACAGGACGCCGAAGGCTGCCTGCGCCGGGCCATCGAACTGGACCCCGGTTTCGCCAACGCCCACCACAACCTGGGCCGGGTGCTGGTCCGCCAGGGCCGGCTGGCCGAGGCGGTCGCCTCCGCCCGGCGGGCCGTCGAACTGGACCCCCGGAAGCCCGGCTATCATGTCCATCTGGGCAACCTGTCGGCGCGGGAGGACCGCTGGGCGGACGCCGAAGGCTGCCTGCGCCGGGCCGTCGAACTCGATCCGGGCTTGGCCAACGCCCACCACGACCTGAGCCGGGTGCTGGCCCGCCAAGGCAAGCTGGCCGGGGCGGTCGCTTCCGCCCGGCGGGCCATCGAACTCGACCCCTGGAAGCCCGGCTACCCTGCCCATCTGGGCAACCTGTCGGTGCGGCAGGATCGCTGGGCGGACGCCGAAAGCCACCTGCGCCGGGCCATCGAACTCGATCCGGGCCTCGCCAGCGCCCACCACGACCTGAGCCGGGCACTGGCCCGCCAGGGCCGCTTGGCGGAGGCGGTCGCCTCCGCCAAGCGGGCCACCGAACTGGACCCCGCCCAACCCGGCTACCGCGCCCATCTGGACGCCCTGCTGCTCCAGACGGGGGAGCCCGGTGAGGCATCGCGCTAG
- a CDS encoding TylF/MycF/NovP-related O-methyltransferase, with the protein MNASYDISLVVISFNMARELPRTLHSLSPRYQRDIRAEDYEVIVIDNGSREPPSAQDFAGLGMNLKVLSHAEPTPSPVNAINYGLSLCSAPLVGVMIDGARLASPGLLAACRQAARLHPRPVVATLSFHLGPGLQWITMQSGYDPTWEDRLLASIDWPDDGYRLFEIAPASENAPKGWFGPLNETNALFMPPSLWQELGGYDPAFTDPGGGYANPDLLWRALDLPDTRQVVVLGEGTFHQYHGGIATNSGGEGQRRLKEMSRTYYRLRRKPIKVPDGERTYFGPVSKAATAAYRRALGGGGMVSATPYPSTAAGPVQTSSRYVDLLKKTLLNETGIEMEAALRVAQEMRQIPPDFWREVLCDPPGKLRLPLDDIKNKRMQGQDTDAFKAVVPLAYTMIGRRRLDHLEACVGTVLDEEVPGDFMECGVWRGGACILIKGMLAERGITNRLVWLADSFDGLPPPRPGVDDALDLSKARYPLLAVSLDRVRANFETFGLLDSGVRFLPGWFEDSLPTAPVERLALLRIDGDLYSSTLDALSHLYGRVAPGGFVIVDDYGALPQCARAVDEFRAGLGIDEPLRMIDCYGAFWRKTR; encoded by the coding sequence ATGAACGCCTCCTACGATATCAGCCTCGTGGTCATCAGTTTCAACATGGCCCGCGAACTGCCACGGACGCTGCATTCCCTCAGCCCGCGCTACCAGCGGGACATCCGGGCCGAAGACTACGAGGTCATCGTCATCGACAACGGCTCCCGCGAGCCTCCATCCGCCCAGGATTTCGCCGGCCTCGGGATGAACCTGAAGGTGTTGAGCCATGCCGAACCCACCCCGTCGCCGGTCAACGCCATCAACTACGGCCTCTCGCTGTGTTCGGCCCCCCTGGTCGGCGTGATGATCGACGGTGCCCGGCTGGCGTCCCCAGGGCTGTTGGCGGCTTGCCGACAAGCGGCCCGGCTCCATCCCAGGCCGGTGGTGGCGACCCTGTCCTTCCATCTCGGGCCGGGTCTGCAATGGATCACCATGCAAAGCGGATACGACCCGACCTGGGAGGATCGCTTGCTCGCCAGCATCGACTGGCCCGATGACGGCTACCGGCTGTTCGAAATCGCCCCGGCCTCGGAAAACGCCCCCAAAGGCTGGTTCGGGCCGCTCAACGAAACCAACGCCTTGTTCATGCCGCCCAGCCTCTGGCAAGAACTCGGAGGATACGATCCGGCCTTCACCGACCCCGGCGGCGGCTATGCCAATCCCGACCTCCTGTGGCGGGCTTTGGACTTGCCGGACACCCGCCAGGTGGTGGTGCTGGGCGAGGGCACCTTCCATCAATACCACGGCGGCATCGCCACCAATTCGGGCGGCGAAGGCCAACGCCGCCTGAAGGAAATGAGCCGGACCTACTACCGCCTCCGCCGCAAGCCCATCAAGGTGCCGGATGGCGAGCGGACCTATTTCGGGCCGGTGTCGAAAGCGGCGACGGCGGCCTATCGGCGGGCGTTGGGCGGCGGCGGCATGGTCTCGGCGACGCCCTACCCTTCGACCGCTGCCGGTCCGGTCCAAACCAGCAGCCGCTACGTGGATTTGCTTAAAAAAACCCTGCTGAACGAAACCGGGATCGAAATGGAGGCCGCGCTGCGCGTCGCGCAGGAGATGCGGCAAATCCCGCCGGACTTTTGGCGTGAGGTGCTATGCGACCCGCCCGGAAAACTCAGGCTTCCCCTGGACGACATCAAAAACAAGCGGATGCAAGGGCAGGATACCGATGCCTTCAAAGCGGTGGTCCCGCTCGCCTACACCATGATCGGCCGCAGGCGCTTGGATCATTTGGAAGCCTGCGTCGGCACCGTGCTCGACGAGGAAGTGCCGGGCGATTTCATGGAATGCGGGGTTTGGCGGGGCGGGGCCTGCATCCTCATCAAGGGCATGCTGGCCGAACGGGGCATCACGAACCGTTTGGTGTGGCTGGCCGATTCCTTCGACGGCCTGCCCCCGCCCCGCCCCGGCGTGGACGACGCGCTCGACCTCTCCAAGGCCCGCTATCCCCTGCTCGCGGTGTCCCTGGACCGGGTGCGGGCCAATTTCGAGACCTTCGGGCTGCTGGACAGCGGCGTCCGCTTCCTGCCCGGCTGGTTCGAGGACAGCCTGCCGACGGCCCCGGTCGAACGGCTGGCCCTGTTGCGCATCGACGGGGATTTGTATAGTTCGACCCTGGATGCGTTGAGCCATCTGTATGGGCGCGTCGCCCCCGGCGGGTTCGTCATCGTCGACGACTACGGTGCCTTACCCCAATGCGCCAGGGCCGTCGATGAATTCCGGGCCGGACTCGGCATCGACGAACCGCTGCGCATGATCGACTGCTACGGCGCGTTCTGGCGCAAAACCCGATAA